The following coding sequences are from one Neodiprion lecontei isolate iyNeoLeco1 chromosome 7, iyNeoLeco1.1, whole genome shotgun sequence window:
- the LOC107224964 gene encoding ejaculatory bulb-specific protein 3: MKVAVVVLALVACVCANSYTTKYDNIDLDQILQSERLLKNYVNCLLGVGNCTPDGNELKKALPDALASDCLNCSEKQRLGSEKVIRFLVNERPQVWAKLAEKYDPNRQYQRKFEVTAAKAGIKL, encoded by the exons ATGAAG gtcGCTGTGGTCGTTCTTGCCCTTGTGGCTTGCGTTTGCGCCAACTCTTACACCACCAAGTACGACAATATCGACTTGGACCAGATCCTCCAGAGCGAACGTCTTCTCAAGAACTACGTGAATTGTCTTCTTGGGGTCGGCAATTGCACCCCCGATGGCAACGAACTCAAGA AGGCTCTGCCCGACGCTCTTGCCAGCGATTGTCTTAATTGCAGCGAAAAGCAAAGACTCGGTAGCGAGAAGGTGATCCGCTTCCTGGTCAACGAG CGGCCGCAAGTTTGGGCTAAACTCGCCGAGAAGTACGACCCTAATCGTCAGTACCAGCGTAAATTCGAGGTCACTGCCGCCAAAGCTGGAATCAAACTGTAA